CTTTCGATTCGAACGACACCGCCCTCGTCAAGGAGCACTTGCGTCGCATGGTCTCCGTGCAGGTCGAATGGAGCCAGGGAACGTCGAGCCAGAAGCCCGGCCGCAAATGGGGCATCTCCACGCTTATCGCCGACGCCGAAATTCTCGAAGATCCGACGACGCGTCGCGTCTGGGTCGAATTCTCGTTCGCGCCGAAGATCAAAAAGAAACTGCTCGATCCCGTGCAATACGCGCGGTTGAGCTTGCAGTTCCAAAGCCAGTTGCGCAGCAGCGCGGGCCTCGCGCTCTATGAAATCTGTGTGCGTTATCTGACCAATCCGAGCCATCTGACGATGCGTGAGGCGTGGGAATGGTGGCGGCCTATCCTGTCGGGTACGCCCGACACGGAAGCCGGCGATGAAGCCAAGCGCGAATACAAGTATTTCAAGCGCGACTACTTGCGTCCGGCGATCGCAGAAGTGAATGCCGTCACAAATATCTTCGTGGAACTCATCGAGCATCGTGAAGGTCGCCGCGTCGCCGAAATCCAGTTTCGGGTGACTGAGCGCAAGCAGCCGATGCTCGCGCTCGATGAGCATCCGAATGTTTTCGACAGCACGCTCGTCGATCGGATGGTGAAGATCGGCATTCCGCTCAAAGAGGCGCAAACGCTGTACGCCGATAGCGAGGAAAACCGGATTCGTGCGGCGCTGCAAATGACCGAGCAGCGGATGCGCAGCACGACGCTGCCGCCCGTGCGCAGCGCGCCGGCGCTGTTCAAGGACGCGCTGAAGAAGGGCTATGCGCCGCCTGTCGATGCATTGCCTTCAGCGGCGGCTGGCAAAGGTGCGGCGGGCGCGCCTGCCGACGATCCGAAAGCGAGGCTCCTGGACGAGTACATGGCGCATCGGCGCAAGGAAGCGCAGGCGCTGTACCAGGAACAGGGTGAAGCGGAGCGCGAGCTGGCTCGCCGTTCGTTCGAAGAGGATGAATTGCCGGGCCTCGGTGGCCACATGCGCGACGATTGGCGACGACGCGGCCTGGAATCGAAGCTGACGGAAACCGCATTCTTTGACTGGCTCGCGCGCAAGACCTGGGGCGAGCCGACGGATGGCGATTTGCTTTCGTTCACGTTGAGCCAGTCGCGGGCCGCTTGATCCCTGCTTGATTCTGTGAAGCGCGCCATCGTTGGCGCGCTATTTCTTGCGTAACTTATTTCTGTTCCGACAGCATCTGCTCGATCTGTCGGAGAATTTCATCGCGCTTGTCACGCGTCAATCCCCGCAATTTCAGTTCGAGCCTGTCTTCTCCATATGACTTCAGGTCGCCGACCGATACCCCGGCTAGCTTGATATCGAGCCGCTGCGCGTAACGCTGGCGTCCTGCCGGCTTCGCGCTTTCCTGTGCCGTCGCCCTTCCCTTCACGATGTCGGCGACCTGGCGCGTGCTCAGATCGTCGGAGAGGATCTTGTTGATAAGACGCAGCGTCGAATCCGTGCCGCGCGCCGAGTGATACCGGCCGACCTGATACGCCATATTCGAGCCGAAGCGATCCGGTCGCGCGACCATCTCCTGCATCACCGTCTCCGGCAGTTTCGCAATCGAGAGTGCCACGGCGATCGTCGATTCATCGAGACCGAGATGTTCAGCGAGTTCCTTCTGGCTCTGAAAGTGTTTCTCGTCCAGAAAGCGTCGCCACACGATCGCGTTATCGAACACGGTTTGTGAATCGCGCTGGACGTTGAGGTCGTAGCCAAGTTTGTAGCTCTGAATGCCGATCGGGAGATCGATGACGATTGCCTTCACCGTCTCCTTATTCGCTTCTTTCAATGCCCGGACACGTCGGCCGCCATCGCTGACGAAATAGCTTCCCGGATTGTCGTAGTCGGGAATGACGTGAATGGCTTGCTGCTGTCCTTGCTTCGCGAGGTTGACCGCGAGCTCGGCAATCGACGACTTCAGATAGAAATACCGTGGGTTGAACGGACTCGGCTTGATTGCCTTCAGCGGAAGCTCAACGATCTGTCCGGCGCGATAGCTGTGCTCGGCTCGCCACGCGCGGTATTCAACCGATTCGTTCGCGGATTCGGTGGGCTCCGCTTCGCTCGGCGAAGTTGGCGCTACTGCGGGGCTCTTGAATGCGGCAATGTTCGTGTTTTTCGCTGCGTTTTGCACCAGCCCGTCGATCGCGTTCAGCCGATCGAGCGCCGTGCGCTTTTCGCTGCTGGTCGTATCGGGACGTGCCTGGAAGCCTTTGGCGAATTGGGATGGTTTCATTCAAGTACCTTTATGCGCATAAATTCAGGGGAGCAGGGCGGCGATCTCGTCAGCGCAGGCGCGAACTTCGAGAGCGGCCAGCTTCGCGCCCCGATCGTTCATCTGCAAGACTGTCTGACCAAGCGCCATCGCCTGTTTATAGGCCTCGCGCGTGGGGATCTGGGTGCGCAGGAGCGGGAAGCCAAGTTCTTCCAACGCTCGCTTCAACTCACGCGTCAGCATTCGCTTCTCTTCGGTCTTATTGAGGAGAAAGACGGCACGGAGGTCTTCGTTCATGACCTGTGCCTGCTGGACCAGCTTGACGAGACCCACGCTCGACCAGTAATCCGCTGGCGACGAGGACGTCGGCATCACGGCGACCGTTGCGGCGAGAAGGACCACGCCGGAGACCTTTTCCGTGATCGACGGCGGGCAGTCGACGACGATCAGGTCGTAGTCCGCAACGAACTTCTTGATCTCGCGATGGATCTGCGAGCCCGCCTCGGAGAGATTGACGACGGGGAATGGAATGCCGGACTCACTATCCGAAGATGCGCTCGCCCAGTGAATGAGGGTGTTTTGACCATCGGCGTCGACGACGAGGACGCGCTTGCCTCTTTCATGGAAGGCTGCGCCGAGGTGCATCGCAATCGTGCTCTTACCGACTCCGCCTTTCTGCTGTGTCACTGCGATGATTTCTGCTGCCAATGTTCACCTCCTCTTTTTGGACGCCGCTGAATTTTACCTTGGCGTTTTTCTAATTCAAACATTTTTGGTTACTTGCAACAGTTATAAGCCGTTTGACGTGGCTTTATGCGCATAAAGCCGAAGCGCGGAATGGTGAATGCGGGCGGCGTCGCAGGAGACTGTGCGGTTTTTGCCAACCACCCGTCGTCGCGGTTCAGTCGATATGAAGGGAGCGTCGCGTAACAGGTTCGCGCAAGCGATCAACGATGGAGTCTTTGGCAGACCGTGGAACGGCTGCTAACTACGGGCAGCAGCGTGCCCGAAACGACTGTGGGTTTATGCGCATAAACCTGGTTGAGCACCAGCCTCCCGCTGACTGGATATGACGCACTGCTACCGCCGTACGGCACAGGCATGTCGAAGTTATGCGCATAAACTCGACCGGGTAATGAGAAGTGTGGCGGTGGAAGCGCCGCCCAAGCGGCTTTGGGCGCCCATCGGCATTACTCCCCACGCCGCAGGCATATTCATGAAGGCCCCTGATGGCGAAGGTCAGAGCGGCTTTGACTGAACAGCACACGCAAGCGGCGCGGCGCCTCGAACCTGTTCTCAAGCACAAGCCGCAATCATTGGCCGCCAGTTGAGCGACAACCGCCACGCCAGACAAACGCAGCAGCTAGAATCCTCAACCTCACCCTTTCACTTCCCGCATAACGCCCATGATCACCGTCTACCACAACCCGCGCTGCTCGAAATCCCGTGGCGCATGCGAACTCATTAGCGACGTCTACAACCCGTCGAACGAACCTGTGGAGGTGGTCGAGTACCTTCGCACGCCACTGTCCGTGGCGCAGTTGAAGGAACTGAATCGAATGTTGGGGTGCCCCGTTCGCGAGATGATTCGAGATTCAGAAGCCATCTATAAAGAACTGGGCCTGGCTGACGCCTCGTTGACCGACGATCAGTTATACGAAGCGATCGCTGCGAATCCGATCCTGCTTCAACGTCCGATCGTCGTTCGCAATGGACGCGCCGTGATCGGACGGCCGCCCGAGAACGTCAAAGCTCTGTTTCCCGATCTGGCCAAGTAACGTGACGCGCGCGACAACGGGAGTCCGCATCGCGCGCAGGCATTAGATGGACACTACGCTTTCACGCCGAGAACAGCTTCCTTCGTGACGATCTTCGTCGGGATGATGCGAAGCTCAGTGAACGCATCGGCAATCCTCTGCTGCTCGGCGAGCACGCCTGCATCGATGGGCTTATAGACGTGCGCATAGTGTCGCAAGCTCGCTTCGACCACGCTGGCGTCGAGTCCCTGAATCGGTGCGAGCTGTGCAGCCGCTTCCGGGTAGTGATCGCGGACCCAGACGCCCTCTTTGCCAGCCTCGGCAACAACGGCATCGATCAGTTCAGCGTTTTGCTGAGCAAACGGGCGCGCGCTGAGGAAGAACTGGTGATGGCTGACGATGCCCGCACCGTCGGTCAACAGTCTCGCATTCGACTGGCGCTTTGCAGCTTCGAGAAACGGATCCCAGACTGCCCACGCATCGATTGCGCCGCGCTCGAATGCGGCGCGCGCATCAGCGGGCGGCAAGAACACAGTTTGAATATCGGTGTATTTCACACCGGCTTTCTGAAGCGCGGCGACCAGGAACCAGTGCACATCGGAACCCTTGTTTAACGCCACCCGTTTTCCCTTCAGATCCGCAACGGATTGAATCGGCGCATCGCGATGGACGAGAATGCCTTCGGCTTGCGGCGTCGGGATTTCGTACGCGGTGTACACGAAGTTGGCGCCAGCAGCTTGCGCGATGACAGGCGGCGCCTCTCCGACATAGCCGAAATCGATCGAACCGACGTTGAGTCCTTCCAGCAATTGCGGGCCTGCCGGAAATTCCGTCCACTTCACTCCCACACCCAGCGGCGCGAAGCGCTTTTCAAGCGTCCCATGTGCTTTCAGCAACACAAGCGTACTTGCGGCCTT
The Paraburkholderia hospita DNA segment above includes these coding regions:
- a CDS encoding ParB/RepB/Spo0J family partition protein; this translates as MKPSQFAKGFQARPDTTSSEKRTALDRLNAIDGLVQNAAKNTNIAAFKSPAVAPTSPSEAEPTESANESVEYRAWRAEHSYRAGQIVELPLKAIKPSPFNPRYFYLKSSIAELAVNLAKQGQQQAIHVIPDYDNPGSYFVSDGGRRVRALKEANKETVKAIVIDLPIGIQSYKLGYDLNVQRDSQTVFDNAIVWRRFLDEKHFQSQKELAEHLGLDESTIAVALSIAKLPETVMQEMVARPDRFGSNMAYQVGRYHSARGTDSTLRLINKILSDDLSTRQVADIVKGRATAQESAKPAGRQRYAQRLDIKLAGVSVGDLKSYGEDRLELKLRGLTRDKRDEILRQIEQMLSEQK
- the parA gene encoding ParA family partition ATPase, with protein sequence MAAEIIAVTQQKGGVGKSTIAMHLGAAFHERGKRVLVVDADGQNTLIHWASASSDSESGIPFPVVNLSEAGSQIHREIKKFVADYDLIVVDCPPSITEKVSGVVLLAATVAVMPTSSSPADYWSSVGLVKLVQQAQVMNEDLRAVFLLNKTEEKRMLTRELKRALEELGFPLLRTQIPTREAYKQAMALGQTVLQMNDRGAKLAALEVRACADEIAALLP
- a CDS encoding sulfonate ABC transporter substrate-binding protein, giving the protein MSQHSTFTRRAFLAGAGALLASTALPVFAQTRAKEIRIGYQKAASTLVLLKAHGTLEKRFAPLGVGVKWTEFPAGPQLLEGLNVGSIDFGYVGEAPPVIAQAAGANFVYTAYEIPTPQAEGILVHRDAPIQSVADLKGKRVALNKGSDVHWFLVAALQKAGVKYTDIQTVFLPPADARAAFERGAIDAWAVWDPFLEAAKRQSNARLLTDGAGIVSHHQFFLSARPFAQQNAELIDAVVAEAGKEGVWVRDHYPEAAAQLAPIQGLDASVVEASLRHYAHVYKPIDAGVLAEQQRIADAFTELRIIPTKIVTKEAVLGVKA
- the arsC gene encoding arsenate reductase (glutaredoxin) (This arsenate reductase requires both glutathione and glutaredoxin to convert arsenate to arsenite, after which the efflux transporter formed by ArsA and ArsB can extrude the arsenite from the cell, providing resistance.), which gives rise to MITVYHNPRCSKSRGACELISDVYNPSNEPVEVVEYLRTPLSVAQLKELNRMLGCPVREMIRDSEAIYKELGLADASLTDDQLYEAIAANPILLQRPIVVRNGRAVIGRPPENVKALFPDLAK
- a CDS encoding replication initiation protein — its product is MATTKRAKKTDVVSPSSAELRKAVEAIAIQPKSGKITLLTRKLFNVLLTVAQQADESGDTYRALLSDIVANSAFDSNDTALVKEHLRRMVSVQVEWSQGTSSQKPGRKWGISTLIADAEILEDPTTRRVWVEFSFAPKIKKKLLDPVQYARLSLQFQSQLRSSAGLALYEICVRYLTNPSHLTMREAWEWWRPILSGTPDTEAGDEAKREYKYFKRDYLRPAIAEVNAVTNIFVELIEHREGRRVAEIQFRVTERKQPMLALDEHPNVFDSTLVDRMVKIGIPLKEAQTLYADSEENRIRAALQMTEQRMRSTTLPPVRSAPALFKDALKKGYAPPVDALPSAAAGKGAAGAPADDPKARLLDEYMAHRRKEAQALYQEQGEAERELARRSFEEDELPGLGGHMRDDWRRRGLESKLTETAFFDWLARKTWGEPTDGDLLSFTLSQSRAA